In one Chloroflexota bacterium genomic region, the following are encoded:
- a CDS encoding triose-phosphate isomerase has translation MSNRTPLMAGNWKMHHGPAAAARLADEIGAAASSHKGVDVALFVPFVSLSAAVSAAGRRLQVGAQNAHERQSGAFTGEVSCAMLAEVCPLVLLGHSERRHLYGESSTLIGSKVATALESDLEVVLCVGEILDERESGATLEVVSAQLAAGLESVGGEQVSRVTIAYEPVWAIGTGRNATPRQAGDACRAVRDWLRDRYGDAADVLRILYGGSVNPGNWAEIAAEPDVDGALVGGASLEAESFNRLIAISAAA, from the coding sequence ATGTCAAACCGCACCCCTCTCATGGCCGGCAACTGGAAGATGCACCACGGTCCGGCCGCGGCCGCCCGGCTGGCTGACGAGATCGGTGCGGCAGCGAGCTCACATAAGGGGGTCGACGTGGCCCTGTTCGTCCCCTTCGTCTCGTTGTCCGCCGCAGTCTCGGCTGCGGGCAGGAGGCTCCAGGTCGGCGCCCAGAACGCCCACGAACGCCAGAGCGGAGCGTTCACCGGCGAAGTCTCGTGCGCCATGCTCGCCGAAGTTTGTCCCCTGGTCCTGCTCGGCCATTCCGAGCGGCGCCATCTCTACGGCGAATCGTCGACCCTGATCGGGAGCAAGGTAGCGACCGCGCTCGAGTCGGACCTGGAGGTCGTGCTCTGCGTGGGCGAGATCCTTGACGAGCGGGAATCGGGCGCGACCCTGGAGGTGGTTTCCGCCCAGCTGGCGGCCGGCCTCGAATCGGTCGGCGGGGAACAGGTCTCGAGAGTCACGATCGCCTACGAGCCGGTCTGGGCGATCGGGACCGGGCGCAATGCCACCCCGCGGCAGGCCGGCGACGCGTGCCGCGCGGTTCGGGATTGGCTCCGCGACCGCTACGGGGACGCGGCCGACGTTCTACGGATTCTTTACGGAGGCAGCGTCAATCCCGGCAACTGGGCGGAAATCGCCGCCGAACCGGATGTTGACGGAGCGCTGGTCGGCGGCGCTTCGCTGGAAGCGGAGAGTTTCAATCGGCTGATCGCGATATCCGCGGCGGCTTGA
- a CDS encoding NAD(P)-binding protein — protein sequence MAQGTGAESRPVVVLGGGLAGIAAACELAAAGRRVQLVEKRPFLGGRAFSFPEPETGQEIDNGQHVFLGCCHAYIALLERLGVLGNTQLAARLDVPIYDRRGRRGRLRGARLPAPLHLVPSLLGYPHLGWLDRLRVLYGGACIQLIDRKRNAAALESETFADWLRRHGQSKAAIAEFWNLITLPTLNDDITDVSAAMGLMVFQEGVFASRASSGIGYAKVGLSQLVSAAASDFVGGHGGEVLLGTGIRAIRVDDGMVRGVETSSGLLRGEAYVSALPPDVLLPLLPPDLAGDEFFGRFDRITHAPIVALHVWYDRPVMDDALACFSGSSLQWVFNRTRMQEDSGEDGQYICVSISGAWEYARTPRSQIETELLAELARVLPRARSAQVRRALVIKHPNATFRCLPGADRLRPPSQSPVRNLLLAGEWVQTGWPGTMEGAVRSGQSAARRLLREPS from the coding sequence ATGGCCCAAGGTACTGGCGCCGAGTCTCGGCCCGTAGTGGTCCTGGGCGGCGGATTGGCCGGAATCGCCGCCGCCTGCGAACTAGCCGCCGCGGGCCGCAGGGTGCAGCTGGTCGAAAAGCGCCCCTTCCTTGGCGGCCGCGCGTTCTCGTTCCCTGAACCCGAGACCGGACAGGAGATCGACAACGGCCAGCACGTCTTCCTCGGGTGCTGCCACGCATACATCGCGCTGCTCGAGCGCCTCGGGGTCCTCGGCAACACCCAACTGGCGGCGCGCCTGGACGTGCCGATTTACGACCGCCGCGGACGCCGCGGACGCCTGCGCGGGGCGCGCCTGCCGGCCCCGCTGCACCTGGTGCCTTCGCTGCTCGGCTATCCGCACCTTGGCTGGCTCGACCGGTTGAGGGTCCTTTACGGCGGGGCCTGCATTCAGCTGATCGACCGCAAACGCAACGCCGCCGCCCTTGAATCCGAGACTTTCGCGGACTGGCTGCGGCGGCACGGCCAGAGCAAGGCGGCGATAGCCGAGTTCTGGAACCTCATCACCTTGCCGACGCTCAACGACGACATAACGGACGTGAGCGCGGCCATGGGACTGATGGTCTTCCAGGAGGGCGTTTTCGCCAGCCGCGCCAGCTCCGGCATCGGCTATGCCAAAGTCGGCCTCTCGCAGCTGGTTTCCGCGGCGGCCAGCGACTTTGTCGGCGGCCACGGCGGGGAAGTGCTGCTGGGCACCGGGATCAGGGCCATCCGCGTCGACGACGGAATGGTACGCGGGGTGGAGACCTCAAGCGGACTCCTGCGCGGCGAGGCCTACGTATCCGCCCTGCCTCCCGACGTGCTGCTGCCCCTGCTGCCTCCAGACCTGGCCGGGGACGAATTCTTCGGGCGCTTCGACCGGATCACCCACGCCCCCATCGTGGCCCTGCATGTCTGGTACGACCGGCCAGTCATGGACGACGCGCTGGCGTGCTTTAGCGGCAGCAGCCTGCAGTGGGTGTTCAACCGGACCCGCATGCAGGAGGATTCCGGCGAGGACGGCCAGTACATCTGCGTGTCTATCAGCGGCGCCTGGGAATACGCCCGAACCCCCAGATCGCAGATCGAGACCGAGCTGCTGGCCGAGCTGGCCCGGGTCCTGCCGCGTGCCCGCAGCGCCCAAGTCAGACGCGCCCTGGTGATCAAGCACCCCAACGCCACCTTCCGCTGCCTGCCCGGGGCCGATCGCTTGCGGCCGCCGTCCCAGTCCCCGGTGCGAAACCTTCTACTGGCCGGCGAGTGGGTCCAGACCGGTTGGCCCGGGACCATGGAAGGCGCGGTGCGGAGCGGTCAGTCCGCGGCTCGCCGCCTGCTGCGGGAACCGTCCTGA
- the uvrA gene encoding excinuclease ABC subunit UvrA codes for MQSISVRGASEHNLKAVDLDVPHESLTVFTGVSGSGKSSLAFDTIFKEGQRRYVESLSSYARQFLGQLERPQVEHIEGLAPAAAIDQKSAGRNPRSTVGTITEISDFLRLLYARVGELYCHACGSEIEALGAQQIAERVADLPDKTRALLLAPVVRHRRGEHRELMERLRARGFVRARIDGETMRLDPTPHLSRTHWHDIDVIVDRITIGTVGLDRITGAVETALELADGLLLVDWGDEQAMYSSGHGCPSCGAGVEPPEPALFSFNSRRGSCPACHGLGTTFDFDPQKLIAHPERSIADGALALTNRSGWTLYLRMDMLGWESLGEAFGFSVDTPWNQLSQQVRDLILSGAGRRKYTERINRATSDGRWRRVAVRERTWRGILPILRNRCRRGNDIASWALPYMSDQTCRACAGARLRPEALAVRLGGRNIAQTLALTVAEAREQLSGLAFDPRQNQIAAPIMREIGTRLEFLVKVGLGYLNLDRRAPSLSGGEAQRIRLAAQIGSRLEGVLYVLDEPSIGLHQKDNLGLLQTLGALRERGNTVVVVEHDEATIRAADHVVDFGPGAGDDGGQIVASGPPAAVLSEPGSLTGAFLRGDEQIPTPRRRRAGSGTSLRVLGAAANNLRELDVEFPLATLIAVTGVSGSGKSSLVDDVLRRALAQQLHGALAAPGPHRGLEGVEAIDKVIEIDQGPIGRNPRSNPATYTGVFTHIRRLFSQLPEARARGFAPGRFSFNVSGGRCEACKGRGSRQVEMQFMGDVEVVCEVCEGRRFNRETLKVRYKGQSIADVLAMRIDDALEFFTNLPAVARILQTLVDVGLGYLQLGQPATTLSGGEAQRIKLSSELARPATGRTFYILDEPTTGLHFADVRNLLAVLDRLVDSGNTVLVVEHNPDVIKCADWVIDLGPEGGAGGGRLMFAGSPEDCAAKAKSHTGKLLAGILGADRDRPDGRRRRRPRRGPERMLSIAGARKHNLRSIDVDIPKDRLTVITGVSGSGKSTLAMDTVFAEGQRRFVECLSAYARQFLGRPDDAQVESISGLAPAIAISQENASRTPRSLVATSTEIYDYLRVLYARAGRPFCPNGHGDISGMTSTQVADDLARSPAGTRLVLAAPVEPDPGQDLREQLRGLLREGFVRARLNGELIDLAALPDELASAEDARLEVVIDRLVVRPDRRDRLGDSVELTLARGAGRLAAQLATPDGKTADRAYTTSAICPQCGAGVGADLTPRHFSFNSYLGACPACDGLGTLLQIDPDLAVPDPKLSYAGGAVALIESDPMEHWWGRWAKALATHFGIDLYRPWRDLTEEHRRLLLYGAGEELIESRWVSSNETGASESVSKRKWEGFIPLFARWHERSQNPDRQRKLERFMRTRECNRCGGDRLQPALAAVRFAGLTLPQILRLDIADATEHFAAVSADPDSFGLSPNEREIAAPALREIANRLSFLLEVGLGYLALDRRTATLSGGEAQRIRLATQIGTRLVGAIYVLDEPTIGLHARDIERLLRSLYRLRDIGNTVIVIEHDEQTIRAADHVIDIGPGAGEHGGEVVASGLPTDVIDAGTATGNALAGLLGPTKVRMLPRPARGQLRVLGAAHNNLRDLDVEFPVGCFGAVTGVSGSGKSSLVNGILARALRSRLHRANALPGAHTGIEGVEQFDKAIVVDQSPIGRSARSTPATYVGAFDAIRQLFARLPESRALGFAARRFSFNEGAGRCPACRGEGQVRVEMQFLADVEMECEVCAGRRFNQQTLRVLYRGASIADVLAMTVEEARAHFANVPGAKRPLDALADVGLSYVRLGQSARTLSGGEAQRVKLAAELARPATGRTIYIFDEPTVGLHPADVRELLTVIDRLVADGNTVVAIEHDLSVIARADWVIDLGPEGGAGGGDLVAEGPPLAVAGSTGSHTGAWLAKFIQQVRDRHRSAPATAPQAS; via the coding sequence ATTCAATCCATTTCGGTTCGCGGCGCGAGTGAGCACAACCTCAAAGCGGTGGACCTGGACGTACCGCACGAGTCGCTGACCGTATTCACCGGGGTCAGCGGGTCGGGCAAGTCGTCGCTGGCATTCGACACGATATTCAAGGAAGGTCAACGCCGCTACGTCGAGTCCCTGTCCAGCTATGCGCGCCAGTTTCTGGGCCAGCTGGAGCGACCGCAAGTCGAGCACATCGAAGGGCTGGCCCCGGCGGCGGCGATCGATCAGAAGAGCGCCGGCCGCAACCCCCGCTCGACCGTCGGGACCATCACCGAGATTTCCGATTTCCTGCGGCTCCTCTACGCCCGGGTCGGCGAGCTCTACTGCCACGCCTGCGGATCGGAGATCGAGGCCCTTGGTGCCCAGCAAATCGCCGAGCGGGTGGCCGACCTGCCGGACAAGACCCGGGCGCTGCTGCTGGCGCCGGTAGTCCGGCACCGGCGCGGCGAGCACCGCGAACTGATGGAGCGATTGCGCGCCCGCGGCTTCGTCCGGGCCCGGATCGATGGCGAGACGATGCGCCTTGATCCGACCCCGCACCTCTCGCGCACCCACTGGCACGACATTGACGTGATCGTGGACCGGATCACGATCGGGACCGTCGGCCTGGACCGCATCACCGGGGCGGTCGAGACCGCGCTCGAGCTCGCCGACGGCCTGCTGTTGGTCGACTGGGGGGACGAGCAGGCGATGTACAGTTCCGGCCACGGCTGTCCGAGTTGTGGCGCCGGGGTCGAGCCGCCGGAACCGGCGTTGTTTTCGTTCAACAGCCGGCGCGGTTCCTGCCCGGCCTGCCACGGACTGGGAACCACGTTCGATTTTGACCCCCAGAAGCTGATCGCCCATCCCGAGCGTTCCATCGCCGACGGCGCGCTGGCGCTGACCAACCGCAGCGGCTGGACGCTGTACCTGCGCATGGACATGCTGGGCTGGGAATCGCTGGGCGAGGCGTTCGGCTTCTCGGTCGACACCCCCTGGAACCAGTTGTCGCAACAGGTCCGCGACCTTATCCTGAGCGGCGCTGGCAGGCGCAAGTACACCGAGCGCATCAACCGCGCCACCAGCGACGGACGCTGGCGGCGGGTGGCGGTCCGCGAACGGACCTGGCGGGGGATCCTGCCGATCCTGCGCAACCGTTGTCGGCGCGGCAACGACATCGCCAGTTGGGCGCTTCCCTACATGAGTGACCAGACCTGCCGCGCCTGCGCCGGGGCGCGCCTGCGGCCCGAGGCGCTGGCGGTGCGGCTGGGCGGGCGAAATATCGCCCAGACCCTGGCCCTGACGGTAGCCGAGGCCAGAGAGCAATTGAGCGGGCTGGCGTTCGATCCCCGCCAGAACCAGATCGCCGCGCCGATCATGCGCGAGATCGGTACCCGGCTGGAGTTTCTGGTCAAGGTCGGCCTCGGGTACCTGAATCTCGACCGTCGCGCCCCGTCGCTGTCCGGCGGCGAGGCTCAGCGCATTCGCCTGGCGGCCCAGATCGGTTCGCGCCTGGAGGGTGTGCTCTACGTTCTCGACGAGCCCTCGATCGGCCTGCACCAGAAGGACAACCTCGGACTGCTGCAGACCTTGGGCGCACTGCGCGAGCGGGGCAACACGGTCGTGGTTGTCGAGCACGACGAAGCGACCATACGCGCCGCCGACCACGTTGTTGATTTCGGGCCCGGGGCCGGCGACGACGGCGGGCAGATCGTGGCCAGCGGCCCGCCGGCCGCCGTACTTTCCGAACCCGGTTCGCTGACCGGGGCATTCCTGCGCGGCGACGAACAGATCCCCACTCCCCGGCGCCGCCGCGCCGGCAGCGGAACGAGCCTGCGGGTACTGGGCGCGGCGGCCAACAATCTGCGCGAATTGGACGTGGAATTCCCGCTGGCCACCCTGATTGCGGTCACCGGGGTCTCGGGATCGGGCAAGTCCTCGCTGGTCGACGACGTGCTGCGGCGGGCGCTGGCGCAGCAGCTGCACGGCGCACTTGCCGCCCCCGGTCCGCACCGCGGCCTGGAGGGCGTGGAGGCGATCGACAAGGTCATCGAGATCGACCAGGGTCCGATCGGCCGCAACCCGCGGTCCAACCCGGCGACCTATACCGGGGTCTTCACCCACATCCGGCGCCTTTTCTCGCAGCTCCCCGAGGCGCGCGCGCGCGGATTCGCGCCGGGCCGCTTTTCCTTCAACGTCAGCGGCGGGCGCTGCGAGGCCTGCAAGGGGCGCGGCTCCCGCCAGGTCGAGATGCAGTTCATGGGCGACGTCGAGGTCGTCTGCGAGGTCTGCGAAGGACGGCGCTTCAACCGCGAGACGCTGAAGGTCCGCTACAAGGGTCAGAGCATCGCCGATGTCCTGGCGATGCGGATCGACGACGCCCTGGAGTTCTTTACCAACCTCCCGGCGGTGGCGCGAATCCTGCAGACGCTGGTGGACGTCGGCCTCGGCTACTTGCAACTGGGACAGCCGGCCACCACGCTTTCCGGCGGCGAGGCCCAGCGCATCAAGCTCTCCAGCGAATTGGCCCGGCCGGCCACCGGGCGCACGTTCTACATCCTGGACGAGCCCACCACCGGCCTGCACTTCGCCGACGTGCGGAACTTGCTGGCGGTCCTGGACCGGCTGGTCGACAGCGGCAACACCGTACTGGTGGTCGAGCACAACCCGGACGTGATCAAGTGCGCCGACTGGGTGATCGACCTGGGCCCCGAGGGCGGGGCCGGCGGCGGCCGACTGATGTTCGCCGGCAGCCCCGAGGATTGCGCGGCCAAAGCCAAATCGCACACCGGCAAACTGCTGGCCGGGATCCTGGGCGCGGACCGCGACCGGCCCGACGGGCGCCGGCGCCGGCGCCCGCGCCGCGGCCCGGAGCGCATGCTCTCGATCGCCGGCGCCCGCAAGCACAACCTGCGCTCGATCGACGTGGACATCCCCAAGGACCGGCTGACCGTGATCACCGGTGTTTCCGGATCGGGCAAGTCCACGCTGGCGATGGACACCGTGTTCGCCGAGGGTCAGCGCCGTTTCGTCGAATGCCTGTCGGCCTACGCGCGCCAATTCCTGGGAAGGCCCGACGACGCCCAGGTTGAATCGATAAGCGGCCTGGCGCCGGCGATCGCGATCTCGCAGGAAAACGCCTCGCGCACGCCGCGTTCGCTGGTAGCGACTTCGACCGAGATTTACGACTACCTGCGGGTGCTCTACGCCCGCGCCGGACGCCCGTTCTGCCCCAACGGCCACGGCGACATTTCGGGAATGACGTCAACCCAGGTGGCCGACGATCTGGCCCGGTCTCCGGCCGGGACCCGGCTGGTGCTGGCCGCGCCCGTCGAGCCGGATCCGGGGCAGGACCTGCGCGAGCAGCTGCGCGGGTTGCTGCGGGAGGGATTCGTGCGGGCGCGGCTGAACGGCGAACTGATTGATCTGGCCGCGCTCCCGGATGAGTTGGCGTCCGCGGAGGACGCCCGCCTCGAAGTGGTAATCGACAGGCTGGTGGTGCGCCCCGACCGCCGCGACCGGCTCGGCGACTCGGTGGAGCTGACCCTGGCGCGCGGCGCCGGCCGGCTCGCAGCCCAGCTGGCCACCCCCGACGGGAAGACCGCCGACCGGGCCTACACAACCTCGGCCATCTGCCCGCAGTGCGGGGCTGGAGTGGGCGCCGACCTGACCCCGCGCCACTTCTCGTTCAACTCCTACCTGGGCGCCTGCCCGGCCTGCGACGGGCTCGGCACGTTGCTGCAGATCGACCCCGACCTGGCGGTGCCGGACCCGAAACTTTCCTACGCCGGCGGGGCGGTGGCCCTGATCGAATCGGATCCCATGGAGCACTGGTGGGGGCGCTGGGCCAAGGCCCTTGCCACGCACTTTGGAATCGATCTCTACCGCCCCTGGCGCGATCTGACCGAAGAGCACCGCCGGCTGCTGCTCTACGGCGCCGGCGAGGAGTTGATCGAGAGCCGCTGGGTATCCAGCAACGAGACCGGTGCAAGCGAGTCGGTCTCAAAGCGCAAATGGGAGGGATTCATTCCGCTATTCGCGCGCTGGCACGAACGCTCGCAGAATCCGGACCGACAGCGCAAGCTGGAGCGCTTCATGCGGACCCGGGAATGCAACCGCTGCGGCGGCGACCGCCTGCAGCCGGCCCTGGCGGCGGTGCGGTTCGCCGGGCTGACCCTGCCGCAGATACTGCGCCTGGACATCGCCGACGCCACCGAACACTTCGCGGCCGTCAGCGCCGACCCGGACTCCTTCGGGCTCAGTCCCAACGAACGTGAAATCGCCGCCCCGGCTTTGCGCGAGATCGCCAACCGGCTCTCCTTCCTGCTCGAAGTCGGGCTCGGCTACCTGGCCCTCGACCGGCGCACCGCCACCCTCTCCGGCGGGGAGGCGCAACGGATCCGGCTGGCCACGCAGATCGGGACGCGCCTGGTAGGGGCCATCTATGTGCTGGATGAACCGACGATCGGGCTGCACGCGCGCGATATCGAGCGTCTGCTGCGGTCGCTCTATCGCCTGCGCGACATCGGCAACACGGTGATAGTGATCGAGCACGACGAGCAGACGATCCGCGCCGCCGACCACGTGATCGACATCGGGCCCGGAGCCGGCGAACACGGCGGCGAGGTGGTCGCCAGCGGCTTGCCCACCGACGTCATCGACGCCGGCACGGCGACCGGGAACGCCCTCGCCGGCCTGCTCGGTCCGACCAAGGTGCGGATGCTGCCGCGCCCCGCGCGCGGGCAGCTGCGCGTGCTGGGCGCGGCGCACAACAACCTGCGCGATCTGGATGTGGAGTTCCCGGTCGGCTGCTTCGGCGCGGTCACCGGGGTCTCGGGGTCCGGCAAGAGCTCGCTGGTCAACGGCATCCTGGCCCGCGCGCTGCGCAGCCGATTGCACCGGGCGAACGCACTGCCCGGGGCCCACACCGGGATCGAGGGAGTCGAGCAATTCGACAAGGCGATCGTTGTCGACCAGAGCCCGATCGGCCGCAGCGCCCGCTCCACGCCGGCCACCTACGTGGGCGCGTTCGACGCGATCCGGCAGCTTTTCGCGCGCCTCCCCGAGTCGCGCGCGCTGGGGTTCGCGGCGCGCCGCTTCTCGTTCAACGAGGGCGCCGGGCGCTGTCCGGCTTGCCGCGGCGAGGGCCAGGTGCGGGTCGAGATGCAGTTCCTGGCCGACGTGGAGATGGAATGCGAGGTCTGCGCCGGGCGGCGGTTCAACCAGCAGACGCTGCGGGTGCTTTACCGCGGCGCGTCGATCGCCGACGTCCTGGCCATGACCGTGGAGGAAGCGCGCGCCCACTTCGCCAACGTTCCCGGCGCCAAGCGTCCGCTCGACGCGCTGGCCGACGTGGGTCTCTCCTACGTCCGCCTGGGTCAGTCGGCCCGCACCCTCTCCGGCGGGGAAGCCCAGCGCGTCAAGCTGGCGGCCGAACTGGCCCGGCCCGCCACCGGTCGGACGATCTACATATTCGATGAACCAACGGTGGGCCTGCATCCGGCCGACGTCCGCGAACTCCTCACGGTCATCGACCGGCTGGTGGCGGACGGCAACACGGTCGTGGCGATCGAGCACGACCTGTCAGTGATCGCGCGCGCCGACTGGGTGATCGACCTGGGGCCCGAAGGCGGGGCCGGCGGCGGCGACCTGGTCGCCGAGGGTCCGCCGCTCGCGGTGGCCGGCAGCACCGGGTCGCACACCGGGGCCTGGTTGGCAAAATTTATCCAGCAGGTTCGGGACCGCCACCGTTCGGCGCCGGCGACCGCGCCGCAAGCAAGCTAG
- the dxs gene encoding 1-deoxy-D-xylulose-5-phosphate synthase, with protein sequence MDRQYLDRIEEPGDLKRLSQEEMVQVAQEVRDTIISVITERGGHLASNLGVVELTLALHRVFDSPTDRLVWDTTNQMYAHKLVTGRRDEFQDIRLEGGLSGFGEPRESPHDTMAAGHAGTGLSIALGIAEGAANRNEHSWTIAVVGDGAMTSGSSFEALNNIVHLNPERFIVILNDNGMSISENIGFLTNWRKRLITHPEYQGILDRMKAISRRVPTGDLIYSLVKRFNTALAGFIVPTMFWTEMGFEYLGPIDGHDFGQLEQTLRQARVPDRPVIVHVVTHKGHGYEPAEDDPVRFHQPSSPLDGGSGAPTYSAVFAETITRIMREDTSVAAISAAMLEGTGLVGVRREFPDRVFDVGIAEQHAVSMAAGMASAGIVPFVSIYSTFLQRSFDQIVHDVCLQNLPVTLIADRAGIVGEDGKTHHGAFDISYIRCLPNIVLAAPKDENELQHLVYTAYKHAGPFAIRIARGEAVGVPMDADPKELPIGKGELIREGRDVVIFGLGKSLSAASEAAEILHERGISCGVANPIFVKPLDLDLILDAARATGRIVTVEENVLAGGFGSAVVEALAEAGLSATLVHRIGMPDSFIEHGAAADQRRRLQVDAEGIADQVSGALFPELVH encoded by the coding sequence ATAGACCGTCAATATCTGGACCGGATCGAGGAGCCCGGCGACCTCAAGCGCCTGAGCCAGGAAGAAATGGTTCAGGTCGCCCAGGAGGTCCGGGACACCATCATCTCGGTCATTACCGAGCGCGGCGGACACCTGGCTTCCAACCTGGGGGTGGTCGAGCTGACGCTGGCGCTGCACCGCGTATTCGACAGCCCGACCGACCGGCTGGTCTGGGACACAACCAACCAGATGTACGCCCACAAGCTGGTGACGGGCAGGCGCGACGAATTCCAGGACATCCGGTTGGAGGGTGGCCTTTCGGGATTCGGCGAACCGCGCGAGAGTCCGCACGACACCATGGCCGCCGGGCATGCCGGGACCGGACTTTCGATCGCTCTCGGCATCGCCGAGGGAGCCGCCAACCGAAACGAGCATTCCTGGACGATTGCCGTGGTCGGCGACGGCGCGATGACCTCGGGATCGAGCTTCGAAGCGCTGAACAACATCGTGCACCTGAACCCCGAACGGTTCATCGTCATTCTCAACGACAACGGAATGTCGATCTCCGAGAACATCGGGTTCCTGACAAACTGGCGCAAGCGCCTGATCACTCACCCCGAATACCAGGGGATCCTGGACCGGATGAAGGCCATTTCCAGGCGAGTTCCAACCGGCGACCTGATCTACAGCCTGGTGAAGCGGTTCAACACCGCCCTGGCCGGATTCATAGTCCCGACGATGTTCTGGACGGAGATGGGCTTCGAGTACCTAGGCCCGATCGACGGGCACGATTTCGGCCAGCTTGAACAAACCCTGCGTCAGGCCAGGGTCCCGGACCGACCGGTCATCGTCCACGTAGTGACTCACAAGGGCCACGGCTACGAACCCGCCGAGGACGACCCGGTAAGGTTTCACCAGCCCAGCTCGCCGCTGGACGGCGGATCAGGCGCGCCGACCTATTCGGCGGTGTTCGCCGAAACTATTACCCGCATCATGCGCGAAGACACGTCGGTGGCGGCGATTAGCGCGGCCATGCTCGAGGGCACCGGGCTGGTCGGTGTCCGGCGGGAATTCCCCGACCGGGTCTTCGACGTCGGGATTGCCGAACAGCACGCGGTCAGCATGGCGGCGGGGATGGCCTCGGCCGGGATCGTGCCGTTCGTATCGATTTACTCGACCTTCCTGCAGCGCTCGTTCGACCAGATAGTCCACGACGTCTGCCTGCAGAACCTGCCGGTGACCCTGATTGCGGACCGGGCCGGAATCGTTGGCGAAGACGGCAAGACCCACCACGGCGCGTTCGACATCTCGTACATTCGCTGTCTACCCAACATCGTCCTGGCCGCGCCCAAGGACGAGAACGAGTTACAGCACCTGGTTTACACGGCCTACAAGCACGCCGGTCCGTTCGCCATTCGGATCGCCCGGGGCGAGGCGGTTGGGGTGCCGATGGACGCGGATCCGAAAGAGCTACCGATAGGCAAGGGAGAGCTCATCAGGGAAGGGCGCGACGTCGTGATCTTCGGCCTGGGCAAATCGCTCTCGGCCGCCAGCGAGGCCGCCGAAATTCTCCACGAGCGGGGAATCTCGTGCGGGGTTGCGAATCCGATCTTCGTTAAGCCGCTCGACCTTGATTTGATCCTCGACGCGGCGCGCGCGACCGGGCGGATCGTCACCGTGGAGGAGAACGTGCTCGCCGGCGGTTTCGGTTCGGCGGTCGTGGAGGCCCTGGCTGAGGCGGGTCTTAGCGCAACGCTCGTCCACCGCATCGGCATGCCCGACTCGTTCATCGAGCATGGGGCGGCGGCCGACCAGCGGCGCCGGCTGCAGGTCGATGCCGAAGGCATCGCCGACCAGGTGTCCGGCGCACTGTTTCCCGAGCTGGTCCACTGA
- the ispH gene encoding 4-hydroxy-3-methylbut-2-enyl diphosphate reductase: MKVLLSVPRGFCAGVVRAIEIVELALRKYPHPVYVKHQIVHNPFVVRSLEDKGARTVECVAEIPEGATVVFSAHGSPPEDYLEAEKRGLKVIDATCPLVTKVHNEAKRFAKNGRNLVLIGHRGHQEVKGTMGQAEMHLVDDREEDNMPGWGRDEPVAVITQTTLSVSDTQQAVSKIQESFADVVVRNDLCYATTNRQFAVSELAKQVDMVLVVGAHNSSNCNRLREVAEAHGVPAHLINGPEELDPEWIEGVESVGITSGASTPEELILNVISALAPEEVTSLDGVEEDVNFLLPHELRT; encoded by the coding sequence GTGAAAGTACTTCTGAGTGTCCCGAGGGGTTTCTGTGCCGGGGTGGTTCGAGCCATCGAGATTGTGGAACTGGCGCTCCGCAAGTACCCTCACCCCGTTTATGTAAAACACCAGATCGTGCACAACCCGTTCGTGGTCCGGTCGCTAGAGGACAAAGGCGCCCGCACTGTCGAATGCGTCGCGGAAATACCCGAGGGTGCCACGGTCGTTTTCTCCGCCCACGGTTCGCCGCCGGAAGACTACCTGGAAGCCGAAAAGCGGGGCCTGAAAGTAATTGACGCCACCTGCCCGCTGGTCACCAAGGTGCACAACGAGGCCAAGCGGTTCGCCAAGAACGGCCGCAATCTCGTCCTGATTGGCCACCGCGGCCACCAGGAGGTCAAGGGCACGATGGGTCAGGCCGAAATGCATCTGGTTGACGACCGCGAAGAAGACAACATGCCCGGCTGGGGGCGGGACGAGCCGGTGGCGGTGATTACCCAGACGACCCTCTCGGTGAGTGATACCCAACAAGCGGTGTCCAAGATCCAGGAATCCTTCGCCGATGTCGTGGTCCGCAACGACCTCTGTTATGCCACCACCAACCGCCAATTCGCAGTCAGCGAACTGGCCAAGCAAGTGGACATGGTTCTGGTAGTCGGCGCCCACAACAGTTCGAATTGCAACCGGCTTCGTGAAGTGGCCGAAGCCCACGGCGTTCCAGCCCATCTGATCAACGGACCCGAGGAGCTGGACCCCGAGTGGATTGAAGGTGTTGAGAGCGTGGGAATTACATCGGGCGCCTCGACCCCGGAAGAGCTGATCCTCAACGTCATAAGCGCGCTGGCGCCGGAAGAGGTCACCTCGCTCGACGGAGTCGAGGAGGACGTCAACTTCCTGCTTCCGCACGAGCTCCGGACTTGA